One bacterium DNA segment encodes these proteins:
- the rpoN gene encoding RNA polymerase factor sigma-54 — MRLELTQKLSLKLAPQLIQSLKMLQMPILKLEQVLRQELSVNPLLEEIEVQELELEQDKAATDLVAETPAKKDDEKIDWDEYLRDNEDYNYKEFKTGDGEEMPEFSVAGEKSLYEHLLEQLTYLKLTGDDIEIGEFIIGNIDEAGYLSCSIEELGEQLKVDPEKVERILIKIQRFDPPGVGARDLKESLLLQLRDRHIDNNLVYRIVEEHLESLDKKSFQQLSKSMGVSLERVQEAMEVIKGLSPRPAYGRFSRAAAAVVPDLIVDKVGDEWVISHNDRNIPQLRVNAGYKELLKRGNNTPKETKVYVREKLEQARWLLNAINQRRNTMIRVMHAIVTEQMEWFERGVEHLRPLTMEDIATIVEMNVATISRVSSDKYVQTPHGVFEIKYFFNSGVKMQDGEEVAKRSVKQLIEEIIAKEDAAKPLSDQEIFQMLTEKDIKIARRTVTKYREELKILPARFRRRAT; from the coding sequence ATGCGATTGGAACTGACTCAGAAACTCTCACTCAAGCTCGCTCCACAGCTCATTCAATCGCTGAAAATGCTCCAGATGCCGATCCTCAAGCTCGAGCAGGTGTTGCGCCAAGAACTCTCGGTCAATCCTCTCCTTGAAGAAATCGAAGTCCAGGAACTCGAACTCGAGCAAGACAAAGCTGCTACTGATCTCGTAGCCGAGACTCCCGCCAAAAAAGACGATGAGAAGATTGACTGGGATGAATATCTCCGCGACAATGAAGACTACAATTATAAAGAATTCAAGACCGGTGACGGCGAAGAGATGCCGGAGTTTAGCGTTGCCGGTGAAAAGTCTCTCTATGAACATCTGCTTGAGCAGTTAACCTATCTCAAACTTACGGGAGATGATATCGAAATCGGCGAGTTTATCATTGGTAATATCGATGAGGCCGGTTATCTCTCCTGTTCGATTGAAGAATTGGGCGAGCAGCTCAAGGTCGATCCGGAAAAGGTCGAGCGGATACTGATCAAGATTCAGCGTTTTGACCCGCCCGGTGTCGGTGCGCGCGACTTAAAAGAGTCGTTATTGCTGCAGTTGCGTGATCGCCACATCGATAACAATCTGGTCTATCGAATCGTCGAAGAGCATCTCGAATCACTCGATAAGAAGAGCTTCCAACAGCTATCGAAATCAATGGGCGTTTCGCTCGAGCGGGTGCAAGAAGCAATGGAAGTCATCAAAGGACTTTCGCCGCGTCCGGCTTATGGCCGTTTCTCGCGTGCCGCCGCCGCAGTTGTCCCAGACTTGATTGTCGACAAGGTCGGTGATGAGTGGGTGATTTCGCACAATGACCGCAACATCCCGCAACTGCGCGTTAACGCCGGTTACAAGGAACTGCTCAAACGCGGCAATAATACACCCAAAGAGACAAAGGTATATGTCCGCGAGAAACTCGAACAAGCTCGCTGGCTGTTGAATGCCATCAACCAGCGTCGCAACACAATGATTCGCGTCATGCATGCCATTGTGACAGAGCAGATGGAGTGGTTTGAGCGCGGAGTAGAGCATCTTCGCCCGCTCACTATGGAAGACATCGCCACCATCGTCGAAATGAATGTGGCCACGATTTCGCGTGTATCCTCCGACAAGTACGTGCAGACTCCGCACGGCGTCTTTGAGATAAAATACTTCTTCAACTCCGGTGTGAAAATGCAGGATGGCGAAGAGGTAGCCAAGCGTTCGGTGAAGCAGCTAATTGAGGAAATCATCGCCAAGGAAGACGCGGCCAAACCGTTGTCGGATCAGGAGATATTCCAGATGCTGACCGAAAAGGATATCAAGATCGCCCGGCGCACGGTCACCAAATACCGCGAAGAACTCAAAATCTTGCCGGCGCGTTTCCGCCGCCGTGCAA